The bacterium genome contains a region encoding:
- a CDS encoding HDIG domain-containing metalloprotein: protein MFNRWRKGATKAVSGKRILLKDKKSSSSRAYAYFIAQVIGLWLGTTFILTYLILPIVSVPIVPMQVGDISPHDIKAPKDFQVEDRATTIKRQNDAEARILAIYDYDGRLLADIDQKLHRAFDLLREVAPSGNKPPDEQGEKEGEAAPESDQEGTPFSQSPIEDQWEYFKDETYLALPLEDFKHLVHYPEKDQLKDTISSLMNKIMHMGVVGSLNFPLEEEKKGFIKRNILTGQEMIIKDTSEIFDEQGAKEYAQKAAKSLFPQDHKTSRLVAEILKGLIYPNMTLNLSETRLRKIQAIESVKPSFFQIKKGEMIVREGEKITESQVAKINELIRIMEQENVFLSFFGMAMITLLTLLMVFLFIYRYHPPMTKNIKDLVLIALIILVTIFFNKMFVYVANGLSATVSQIEHSSYLYAFPFAAAAMLAAILLDTQIAVMIAVVTAIFSSLLLGKNFYFFLVAFFGSMGAIYGLLYKAHRTAVVRGGAMVSLVNLAVIIPLDLTRGILVSSQGIFDCIFGIVGGLASATLVSALLPIFESLFKLTTDIKLLELLNMNQPILRRLAMEAPGTYHHSIVVGNLAEAACEAIGANSLLARVASNYHDIGKVKKPRYFVENQMNFKNEHERLAPSMSGLILISHVRDGVELARQNKISPAIIDIISQHHGTSLIKFFYKKAKDQEEQKLQVIKEEDYRYPGPKPQTKEAGIVMLADVVEAASRTLTDPSPSRIRGLILTIINHVFQDGQLDECELTLKDLNQIAGSFNRILTGIFHQRIAYPHIQPGSGEGKKEKSGDSTQKSTKDSKNKPSLVEEGGTENLKRLGISNQGGEYYIRNR from the coding sequence ATGTTTAACCGATGGAGAAAAGGAGCCACCAAGGCTGTAAGTGGCAAAAGGATCCTCTTAAAAGATAAAAAATCCTCATCATCGAGAGCTTACGCTTATTTTATTGCCCAGGTTATCGGCCTGTGGCTGGGGACGACTTTTATCCTGACGTATCTGATCCTTCCTATCGTCAGCGTGCCGATCGTCCCCATGCAGGTTGGCGATATCAGTCCGCACGACATTAAAGCGCCCAAGGATTTCCAGGTCGAGGACAGGGCTACGACCATAAAACGGCAGAATGATGCCGAAGCCAGGATTCTGGCCATCTATGATTATGACGGACGGCTGCTGGCAGACATTGACCAGAAACTGCACCGTGCCTTTGACCTGCTGAGGGAGGTCGCCCCATCGGGAAACAAGCCGCCGGATGAACAAGGGGAAAAGGAAGGCGAAGCAGCGCCAGAGTCCGATCAGGAAGGAACACCTTTTTCTCAATCCCCGATCGAAGATCAATGGGAATACTTCAAGGATGAGACCTACCTTGCCCTGCCACTCGAAGACTTCAAACACCTGGTGCATTATCCGGAGAAAGATCAACTGAAAGACACCATCAGCAGTCTCATGAATAAAATCATGCACATGGGTGTTGTGGGAAGCCTGAATTTTCCCTTGGAGGAAGAAAAAAAGGGTTTTATCAAGAGAAATATCCTCACCGGCCAGGAGATGATCATCAAGGACACGAGTGAAATATTCGATGAGCAGGGGGCCAAAGAGTATGCTCAAAAAGCGGCCAAGTCCCTTTTCCCCCAGGATCATAAAACCTCCCGGCTGGTAGCGGAAATCCTGAAGGGGCTGATTTATCCCAACATGACACTTAATCTGAGCGAGACCCGGCTGCGAAAGATCCAGGCGATTGAGAGTGTAAAGCCGTCATTTTTCCAGATAAAAAAGGGAGAGATGATCGTCCGGGAAGGGGAAAAGATCACGGAAAGCCAGGTTGCCAAGATTAACGAGCTGATCCGGATTATGGAGCAGGAAAATGTTTTCCTCTCCTTTTTCGGAATGGCCATGATCACCCTTTTGACTCTGCTGATGGTGTTTCTTTTCATCTATCGCTATCATCCGCCCATGACCAAAAATATCAAGGACCTGGTATTGATCGCTCTGATAATCCTGGTAACCATTTTTTTCAACAAGATGTTTGTCTACGTAGCCAACGGCCTGTCGGCTACGGTATCACAAATAGAGCATTCCTCCTATCTTTACGCTTTCCCGTTTGCCGCTGCGGCCATGCTGGCAGCCATTTTGCTTGATACCCAGATAGCGGTGATGATCGCGGTTGTTACAGCCATTTTTTCCAGTCTGCTGCTCGGGAAAAATTTCTATTTCTTTTTAGTCGCCTTCTTCGGGAGTATGGGAGCGATCTACGGTTTGTTGTATAAGGCTCATCGAACCGCTGTTGTCCGCGGAGGAGCTATGGTCAGCCTCGTTAACCTGGCGGTAATCATTCCCCTTGACCTGACCAGAGGAATTTTGGTGAGCTCTCAGGGAATTTTCGATTGCATCTTTGGGATTGTGGGAGGACTGGCTTCAGCAACTTTAGTTTCAGCCCTGCTGCCGATTTTTGAATCGCTCTTTAAATTGACCACCGACATCAAACTGCTGGAGCTGCTGAATATGAATCAGCCGATCCTGCGCCGCCTGGCCATGGAAGCACCGGGAACCTATCACCACAGTATCGTGGTCGGTAACCTCGCCGAGGCAGCCTGCGAAGCCATAGGAGCCAATTCGCTTCTGGCCCGTGTGGCTTCCAATTACCACGATATCGGCAAAGTTAAAAAGCCCCGGTATTTTGTTGAAAATCAGATGAATTTTAAAAACGAACATGAACGGCTGGCTCCCAGCATGAGCGGATTGATTTTAATCTCCCACGTGAGGGATGGTGTTGAACTGGCCAGGCAGAATAAAATCAGCCCAGCTATTATAGATATCATCAGTCAGCACCATGGAACCAGTCTCATCAAGTTTTTCTACAAGAAGGCCAAAGATCAGGAAGAGCAAAAGCTCCAGGTGATTAAGGAGGAGGATTACCGATATCCGGGGCCCAAGCCTCAAACCAAGGAGGCGGGAATCGTCATGCTGGCTGATGTGGTGGAAGCTGCCTCAAGGACATTGACTGATCCGAGCCCCTCCCGGATCCGGGGGCTGATCCTGACCATTATCAACCATGTGTTCCAGGATGGTCAGTTAGATGAGTGTGAGCTGACCTTGAAGGATCTTAACCAGATCGCAGGCAGCTTTAACCGGATTCTGACGGGAATTTTTCACCAGAGGATTGCTTATCCTCATATTCAGCCGGGATCGGGTGAGGGGAAAAAGGAAAAAAGTGGAGATTCAACTCAGAAATCAACAAAAGATAGTAAAAATAAGCCTTCCCTTGTGGAGGAAGGCGGTACGGAAAATCTTAAACGCCTTGGGATTTCAAACCAAGGAGGTGAGTATTACATTCGTAACCGATAA
- a CDS encoding diacylglycerol kinase, with protein MNMLSDRPDDTLIEKLNYAIEGIIYSVRTQKNLRFHLGAAALVLLASAILPISKEEMLIVVLIISLVLIAEVFNTAIEEMVNMISPHPNAQAKITKDIAAGAVLLSAVGAVAVGSLIFIPYLISPAFTAVGFFHRLSEGTLAAYTILFTLLVVIILIVISKAKFGRGEPLHGGMPSGHSAVAFSIVTAIAFLTSNPIIIMLAFGLAIMVSHSRLLLKIHTRQEVIVGAILGGLVTAGIFILFRCCF; from the coding sequence ATGAACATGCTTTCCGATCGCCCGGATGATACGTTAATCGAAAAGCTCAATTACGCCATTGAGGGGATAATCTACTCGGTCAGAACGCAGAAGAACCTGCGTTTTCACCTGGGAGCCGCCGCCCTGGTGTTACTGGCGAGTGCCATTTTGCCTATTTCCAAAGAAGAGATGCTCATTGTGGTGCTCATCATTTCTCTGGTGCTGATAGCAGAGGTATTCAATACAGCCATTGAAGAGATGGTGAACATGATCAGCCCGCATCCCAATGCTCAGGCGAAAATTACCAAAGACATTGCGGCAGGTGCTGTACTGCTGTCGGCTGTGGGAGCCGTAGCTGTCGGCAGCCTGATTTTTATCCCCTATCTTATTTCCCCTGCCTTCACGGCAGTGGGATTTTTTCACCGCCTGAGTGAAGGCACACTGGCTGCCTATACTATCCTTTTTACCCTTCTGGTGGTTATCATCCTTATTGTCATCAGCAAGGCCAAATTCGGGCGGGGTGAGCCCCTGCATGGCGGCATGCCCAGCGGGCATTCCGCTGTGGCCTTCTCGATCGTGACAGCCATAGCCTTTTTGACCAGTAACCCGATCATTATTATGCTGGCTTTCGGCCTGGCCATCATGGTGAGCCACAGCAGACTTCTCCTGAAGATTCATACCCGCCAGGAGGTAATTGTCGGGGCAATCCTGGGCGGGCTGGTTACGGCCGGCATTTTTATCCTTTTTCGCTGTTGCTTTTAA
- the ybeY gene encoding rRNA maturation RNase YbeY, with protein sequence MSITFVTDKAIRELNRQYRGIDSATDVLAFSMREGEFPEINPDLLGDVIISVETAQRQSIEAGHPLEQETGILLIHGLLHLAGYDHMAEEEAIRMREKEQELWQCIQTELHEHAFRSPG encoded by the coding sequence GTGAGTATTACATTCGTAACCGATAAGGCCATCAGGGAACTGAACCGGCAATACCGGGGCATTGATTCAGCAACTGATGTCCTGGCCTTCTCGATGCGCGAGGGAGAATTTCCGGAGATTAATCCTGATCTCCTCGGAGACGTGATTATCTCGGTGGAGACTGCTCAAAGACAATCCATCGAGGCAGGGCATCCGCTGGAGCAGGAAACAGGAATTTTGCTGATTCACGGCCTTCTGCACCTGGCTGGCTATGACCATATGGCTGAAGAAGAGGCCATCCGTATGAGAGAAAAAGAGCAGGAGCTTTGGCAGTGTATTCAAACCGAGTTACATGAACATGCTTTCCGATCGCCCGGATGA